A region of the Plasmodium vinckei vinckei genome assembly, chromosome: PVVCY_11 genome:
ttataaacaaatatatgttttttatatatttattttatatttgtgaaatatttttaaaatttaatttgttttttattatatactttAAAAGTAGcagttattaaaaaataaagataaaattatgattatttttaattggtattttatatgtttttttttattatataatattaaattttaatttggagaaaatgtataatgaattggtatataataacataatatttatttcatttaatttttttagaaatacatgttatttatttttttattctacTCTATGCATATGTACTTACTTATGtgtattaattaataaaataaataaaaatattatataatgtagggagataaaatatataatatacttatataatTGTACAGTATCATTGCAGGTGTAAAATCCTCGgagtatataaaaataaaatggattatttaaaaaaaggtactgcataaaatatataatttgatgTTTGTAGATGAATGAAGCTTATTTCTTTTCGAGCCCATTATGTTAAGTTtacaatttaatatttgtactttaaatattttttgtaattccTAGTATTGTACTTTAAATATTCACCCCTCAAAGCACCGTGATATTTTCATCCACTGAAATACtattaaaatttcaaaaaaatactatgcatatatattatacatataaatgcaAAACACCATGTGaaccaaaaaatatataaaaatatgtataaaaatcaaatatgatgcactaaatatataagctacttattataaaaattaaaggtGCCCCTTTATTAACCAGtcgttattatttatatttctatgttataaaaaaaatcctcatataataataaattaatatatgcaatttatttttattttataaattttatataaaataatatataaattaattcaaaaaataaatataattgttgtgaaacaaaaaaaacaccAATTTCCACATTCACCttcaatatttaaaattattttaatattttctaaaataaatatactttgtgtataaatatataaaaacatacatttgtttataattaaattaaatttttgtaaaaatggGAAAGGAAAAAACTCACATTAACTTAGTCGTCATAGGGCATGTCGATAGTGGTAAATCCACAACTACTGGTCACattatttacaaattaGGAGGTATTGATAGAAGAACTATTGAAAAGTTCGAAAAAGAATCAGCTGAAATGGGAAAGGGTAGTTTCAAATATGCATGGGTTTTAGATAAACTTAAAGCCGAAAGAGAAAGAGGTATCACCATTGATATTGCTTTATGGAAATTTGAAACCCCAAGATATTTCTTTACAGTTATTGATGCACCAGGTCACAAagattttattaaaaatatgattacTGGTACTTCCCAAGCTGATGTTGCATTATTGGTTGTTCCAGCTGAAGTTGGTGGTTTCGAAGGTGCTTTCTCCAAAGAAGGTCAAACTAAAGAACACGCTTTATTAGCCTTTACTTTAGGAGTTAAACAAATTGTTGTTGGTGTTAACAAGATGGATACAGTTAAATATTCAGAAGATCGTTATGAAGAAATCAAGAAAGAAGTTAAGGATTACTTAAAGAAAGTAGGATATCAAGCCGATAAAGTTGACTTTATCCCAATATCCGGTTTCGAAGGTGATAACTTAATTGAAAAATCAGATAAAACCCCATGGTATAAGGGAAGAACCCTTATTGAAGCCTTGGATACTATGGAACCACCAAAGAGGCCTTATGACAAACCATTAAGAATTCCATTACAAGGTGTATACAAAATTGGTGGTATTGGTACTGTCCCTGTAGGTCGTGTTGAAACTGGTATTTTAAAAGCAGGTATGGTATTAAACTTTGCTCCATCTGCAGTTGTTTCGGAATGTAAATCAGTTGAAATGCACAAAGAAGTTTTAGAAGAAGCCAGACCAGGAGATAACATTGGATTTAACGTTAAAAACGTATCAGTCaaagaaattaaaagaGGATATGTTGCTTCAGATACTAAGAATGAACCAGCTAAGGGATGTTCTAAATTTACAGCACAAGTTATTATCTTAAATCACCCTGGTGAAATCAAAAACGGTTATACTCCAGTTTTAGATTGTCACACATCTCACATTTcttgtaaatttttaaatatcgACTCTAAAATCGATAAACGTTCAGGAAAAGTTGTCGAAGAAAATCCAAAAGCCATTAAATCAGGTGATTCAGCTTTAGTTACTTTAGAGCCAAAGAAACCTATGGTTGTTGAAACTTTCACTGAATACCCACCATT
Encoded here:
- a CDS encoding elongation factor 1-alpha, putative, whose translation is MGKEKTHINLVVIGHVDSGKSTTTGHIIYKLGGIDRRTIEKFEKESAEMGKGSFKYAWVLDKLKAERERGITIDIALWKFETPRYFFTVIDAPGHKDFIKNMITGTSQADVALLVVPAEVGGFEGAFSKEGQTKEHALLAFTLGVKQIVVGVNKMDTVKYSEDRYEEIKKEVKDYLKKVGYQADKVDFIPISGFEGDNLIEKSDKTPWYKGRTLIEALDTMEPPKRPYDKPLRIPLQGVYKIGGIGTVPVGRVETGILKAGMVLNFAPSAVVSECKSVEMHKEVLEEARPGDNIGFNVKNVSVKEIKRGYVASDTKNEPAKGCSKFTAQVIILNHPGEIKNGYTPVLDCHTSHISCKFLNIDSKIDKRSGKVVEENPKAIKSGDSALVTLEPKKPMVVETFTEYPPLGRFAIRDMRQTIAVGIIKSVEKKEPGAVSAKAPAKK